The following proteins are encoded in a genomic region of Phycisphaera sp.:
- the rpiA gene encoding ribose-5-phosphate isomerase RpiA, whose translation MAESTNPQSGPQASPADAARLAATETSHDALARAAVADIQPGMIVGIGTGRTARRAIAALAGRVVAENLDITCVSTSEASSAYAMELGIKVREFATIEHVDYLFDGADEIDGHLRMLKGAGGAMTRERLVATAAARRVYLVEEEKLVDHLGERTPLAVAVMAFGLASIRANLRTLGLSGVLRRSMDGTLYVTDNGNLILDVQLHGGRSGSDEDHNYERLAAALDHTPGVIEHGLFLTEATEALVRRDDGSIERLLRPAEAE comes from the coding sequence TTGGCTGAGTCGACGAATCCCCAATCTGGCCCCCAAGCGAGCCCGGCCGATGCCGCACGCCTTGCCGCCACGGAAACCAGCCACGACGCCCTCGCTCGCGCCGCAGTTGCCGACATCCAGCCGGGCATGATCGTGGGCATCGGCACGGGCCGTACGGCTCGCCGCGCCATCGCCGCGCTGGCCGGCCGCGTGGTCGCAGAAAACCTCGACATCACGTGCGTCTCGACCAGTGAGGCCAGCAGCGCGTATGCCATGGAGCTTGGCATCAAGGTCCGCGAGTTCGCGACCATCGAGCACGTCGACTACCTGTTCGACGGCGCCGACGAGATCGACGGCCACCTGCGCATGCTCAAGGGCGCGGGCGGCGCGATGACGCGCGAGCGGCTGGTCGCGACCGCTGCTGCCCGGCGGGTATATCTGGTCGAAGAAGAGAAGCTCGTCGACCACCTGGGCGAGCGCACGCCGCTGGCCGTCGCGGTCATGGCCTTCGGGCTGGCATCCATCCGTGCCAACCTGCGCACGCTTGGCCTCTCGGGCGTGCTCCGCCGCAGCATGGACGGCACGCTCTATGTCACCGACAACGGCAACCTGATCCTCGACGTCCAACTCCACGGCGGTCGCAGCGGCAGCGACGAGGACCACAACTACGAGCGCCTGGCCGCCGCGCTCGACCACACCCCGGGCGTCATCGAGCACGGCCTGTTCTTGACCGAGGCCACCGAGGCCCTGGTCCGCCGCGACGACGGCAGCATCGAGCGGTTGCTGAGGCCGGCCGAGGCGGAGTGA
- the thiS gene encoding sulfur carrier protein ThiS produces the protein MAQATDTMRLDVNGEPREVPHGTTIAGLLEQLELAKTACAVEVNRELAPKATHQERTLADGDQIEIVTLVGGG, from the coding sequence ATGGCACAGGCGACCGACACGATGCGGCTGGACGTCAACGGCGAGCCCCGAGAGGTGCCGCACGGCACGACCATCGCCGGGCTCTTGGAGCAACTGGAGCTGGCCAAGACGGCCTGCGCGGTGGAGGTCAACCGCGAGCTGGCCCCCAAGGCCACCCACCAGGAGCGGACGCTGGCCGATGGCGACCAGATCGAGATCGTGACGCTGGTGGGCGGTGGGTGA
- a CDS encoding aldehyde dehydrogenase family protein, whose translation MPQTTAANPLESLPLSGDPRFIPGQQADPGDTSQAVSYNPTTGQPLAGVRLEGATQLEAAIVRARAAFLKWRLVPAPERGEVVRRIGHALREHKDVLGALVSMEVGKIASEGLGEVQETIDIADYAVGLSRMLGGRTMPSERADHRLFEQWQPIGPIGVITAFNFPNAVWGWNAMVAAVCGDTVVWKPSLMAPLTAMATNAIADKVATEMGHEGLFNLVIGNDETVGKPMVADARLPLISATGSTAMGRAVGQVVAGRLGKCLLELGGNNAVIVEPDADLDLAVPALLFAAVGTAGQRCTSTRRLIAHESIVEPLLEKLVDAYERAPIGDPLDDKTLVGPLIHDQAGEAFDAAIVEAKAQGGTVLVGGERADVSLGGCYVRPTIIRAPSNNTLPIAQEETFAPIMYAFGYRDLDEAIAINNGVAHGLSSAIMTAGVRASERFLSPAGSDCGIANVNIGTSGAEIGGAFGGEKDTGGGREAGSDSWKAYMRRQTCTINYGASLRLAQGVQFG comes from the coding sequence ATGCCCCAGACGACGGCCGCCAACCCGCTCGAAAGCCTGCCGCTGAGCGGCGATCCGCGATTCATCCCGGGCCAGCAGGCCGACCCGGGCGATACCTCCCAGGCGGTGAGCTACAACCCGACGACCGGCCAGCCGCTGGCTGGCGTCAGGCTCGAGGGTGCGACCCAGCTCGAGGCCGCCATCGTCCGGGCCCGGGCCGCCTTCCTCAAGTGGCGGCTCGTGCCGGCCCCCGAGCGTGGCGAGGTCGTCCGCCGCATCGGCCACGCCCTGCGAGAGCACAAGGACGTCCTGGGCGCGTTGGTGTCAATGGAGGTCGGCAAGATCGCCAGCGAGGGCCTGGGCGAGGTCCAGGAGACCATCGACATCGCCGATTACGCCGTGGGGCTCTCGCGCATGCTCGGCGGTCGGACCATGCCCAGCGAGCGGGCCGACCACCGCCTGTTCGAGCAGTGGCAGCCCATCGGCCCCATCGGCGTCATCACCGCCTTCAACTTCCCCAACGCCGTCTGGGGCTGGAACGCCATGGTCGCGGCCGTCTGCGGCGACACCGTAGTGTGGAAGCCCAGCCTCATGGCCCCGCTGACCGCGATGGCCACCAACGCCATCGCCGACAAGGTCGCAACGGAGATGGGCCACGAGGGGCTGTTCAACCTCGTCATCGGCAACGACGAGACCGTGGGCAAGCCCATGGTCGCCGACGCCCGATTGCCGCTCATCAGCGCGACTGGCTCGACGGCGATGGGGCGTGCGGTCGGGCAGGTCGTCGCCGGTCGCTTGGGCAAGTGCCTGCTCGAACTGGGCGGCAACAACGCCGTGATCGTCGAGCCCGACGCCGACCTCGATCTGGCGGTGCCCGCATTGCTGTTCGCCGCGGTTGGCACCGCCGGCCAGCGATGCACCAGCACCCGCCGGCTCATCGCCCACGAATCGATCGTCGAGCCGTTGCTCGAGAAGCTCGTGGATGCGTACGAGCGTGCCCCCATCGGCGATCCGCTCGACGACAAGACGCTCGTTGGTCCGCTGATCCACGATCAGGCCGGCGAAGCGTTTGATGCGGCGATCGTTGAGGCCAAGGCACAGGGCGGCACGGTTCTGGTGGGTGGCGAGCGGGCGGATGTCTCGCTGGGCGGGTGCTATGTGCGGCCCACGATCATCCGGGCACCATCGAACAACACCCTGCCCATAGCGCAGGAAGAGACCTTCGCGCCCATCATGTACGCGTTCGGCTATCGTGACCTCGACGAGGCTATCGCCATCAACAACGGCGTGGCCCATGGCCTGAGCAGCGCCATCATGACCGCTGGCGTGCGAGCGAGCGAGCGATTCCTTTCACCCGCGGGCAGCGACTGCGGCATCGCCAACGTCAACATCGGCACCAGCGGGGCCGAGATCGGCGGGGCCTTCGGCGGCGAGAAGGACACCGGTGGCGGCCGAGAGGCCGGCAGCGACTCGTGGAAGGCCTACATGCGCCGCCAGACCTGCACGATCAACTACGGGGCCTCGCTCCGCCTTGCCCAGGGGGTGCAATTTGGCTGA